One Acidobacteriota bacterium genomic region harbors:
- a CDS encoding 3-hydroxybutyryl-CoA dehydrogenase, which yields MKKVAVIGGGTMGNGIAHVSAQSGFETVLIDVSDERIDLARNTIAKNLQRGVDKGKITGEEKGEILGRIAMSTETEAARDAEIVIEAVVENLETKQQLFRTLDEITDPSTILASNTSSISITKLAAATSRPDKVIGMHFMNPVPVMKLVEVIRGIATSDETYGRVVRMSETMGKTALEVNDSPGFVSNRVLMPMINEAIFALYEGVASEEAIDGVMKLGMNHPMGPLVLADFIGLDVCLAIMRVLEEGFGDPKYRPCPLLVKMVDAGWLGRKSGRGFYDYRNDAG from the coding sequence ATGAAAAAAGTAGCGGTGATCGGCGGCGGAACGATGGGGAACGGCATCGCCCACGTCTCGGCGCAGAGCGGTTTCGAGACAGTGCTGATCGACGTGTCCGACGAGAGAATCGATCTCGCCCGGAACACGATTGCGAAGAACCTCCAGCGCGGAGTCGACAAGGGAAAGATCACCGGGGAGGAAAAGGGAGAGATCCTGGGACGGATCGCCATGTCGACCGAGACGGAAGCCGCGCGCGACGCCGAGATCGTGATCGAAGCGGTCGTCGAAAATCTCGAGACGAAGCAGCAGCTCTTTCGAACCCTGGACGAGATCACGGACCCTTCGACGATTCTCGCCTCGAACACGTCGTCGATCTCGATCACGAAGCTCGCGGCCGCGACATCCCGGCCCGACAAGGTCATCGGAATGCACTTCATGAATCCCGTGCCGGTCATGAAGCTCGTCGAGGTCATTCGCGGAATCGCGACCTCCGACGAGACATACGGCCGTGTCGTTCGGATGTCCGAGACGATGGGAAAGACCGCGCTCGAGGTGAACGACTCCCCCGGGTTCGTCTCCAACCGCGTGCTGATGCCGATGATCAACGAGGCGATCTTCGCTCTGTACGAGGGGGTTGCATCGGAGGAAGCGATCGACGGCGTGATGAAGCTCGGGATGAATCATCCGATGGGTCCGCTCGTTCTGGCCGACTTCATCGGTCTCGACGTTTGTCTTGCCATCATGCGCGTTCTCGAGGAGGGATTCGGTGATCCGAAATACCGACCGTGCCCCTTGCTCGTCAAAATGGTGGATGCAGGATGGCTCGGCCGAAAGAGCGGCCGAGGCTTTTACGACTACCGAAACGATGCTGGTTGA
- a CDS encoding tetratricopeptide repeat protein produces the protein MLCQTCGALNHEEREYCFRCQNKLLVLSGIGAFDADFDAEYDDPEEVSFDEHLLERVSALEEVVRRSAETLKALLGEVRQQERSIFVNQTGLLSLKEILERRSVVPPEELIDIWESKMGEQMLALEKKERFVERRDRIVSLFRGTRSDRFGELINEVEQAIESFDQKRAMKLLEDAFKLDRQNHELSFFIGETYFNDNDLDRSRIFLERTLEVQPHHFDAAVLYGVLLREQNDLTGAEQWLRHSLQISQDSFLPYFSLGAIYALQGKYIRAQKFLEHAIELEPIPQAHYLLGTILYEKGQLEKAIKALQTALRIDPEYEEAIYSLGLCYLDRNWHRKAMRCFESALELNPNKMEYQHAVRLYQDHVEGRHDAHRSPESDSFGKAEQLANDRNYEDALEEYRRAAKADPDNPRVLLPYALLCSHLDENAEAIAVATRILAQKPSEMVAAAAYTTMVEALRSEGKYKEGNRLLEEMLSSASSNYARSIAYYEKAYNLAEMGENLDDALESAQLSLKFSPRELRQFPLAALGWVYFKRHEYDSAIDYLSKSNEIGATPTHLMHLGMALLEAGKKEQARAVFRRAKKFEGEGAGLEEKILDQMRTTTRLIDRMISRRPRARAVK, from the coding sequence ATGCTTTGTCAGACCTGTGGTGCGCTGAACCACGAAGAGCGGGAGTACTGCTTCCGCTGCCAGAACAAACTGCTCGTTCTGTCTGGTATCGGCGCGTTCGATGCGGATTTCGACGCCGAGTACGACGACCCGGAGGAAGTCTCGTTCGATGAGCATCTTCTCGAGCGTGTCTCGGCTCTCGAAGAGGTCGTGCGGAGATCCGCCGAGACCCTCAAGGCCCTCCTCGGTGAAGTGCGGCAGCAGGAACGATCGATATTCGTCAACCAGACCGGACTCCTCTCGCTCAAGGAGATCCTGGAACGCCGGAGCGTCGTACCTCCAGAAGAGCTCATCGACATCTGGGAATCGAAGATGGGCGAGCAGATGCTGGCGCTCGAAAAGAAGGAGCGCTTCGTCGAGCGACGCGACCGGATCGTCTCTCTGTTTCGTGGTACGCGGAGCGACCGCTTCGGCGAGCTGATCAACGAGGTGGAACAGGCGATCGAATCGTTCGATCAGAAGCGCGCGATGAAGCTGCTGGAAGACGCCTTCAAGCTCGACCGTCAGAACCATGAATTGAGCTTTTTCATCGGTGAAACGTACTTTAATGACAACGATCTGGATCGCTCGCGGATCTTTCTGGAGCGAACCCTCGAGGTGCAGCCGCACCATTTCGATGCGGCCGTCCTCTACGGAGTCCTCCTACGCGAGCAGAACGACCTGACGGGAGCCGAGCAATGGCTCCGGCACTCGCTTCAGATCTCCCAGGACTCCTTCCTGCCGTACTTTTCGCTCGGAGCGATCTACGCGCTGCAGGGCAAATACATCCGTGCGCAGAAGTTTCTGGAGCACGCGATCGAGCTCGAGCCGATCCCGCAGGCGCACTACCTTCTCGGGACGATCCTGTACGAGAAGGGACAGCTCGAGAAGGCGATCAAGGCGCTTCAGACCGCGCTGAGGATCGACCCGGAGTACGAAGAGGCGATCTATTCGCTCGGGCTCTGCTATCTCGATCGCAACTGGCACCGGAAGGCGATGCGATGTTTCGAGAGTGCCCTCGAGCTCAATCCCAACAAGATGGAGTACCAGCACGCGGTTCGTCTCTATCAGGATCACGTCGAGGGACGCCACGACGCGCATCGGTCTCCGGAGTCCGATTCGTTCGGCAAGGCGGAGCAGCTGGCCAACGACCGGAACTACGAGGATGCTCTCGAGGAGTACCGGCGTGCCGCGAAGGCGGATCCGGACAACCCTCGTGTACTTCTTCCGTACGCACTTCTCTGTTCGCATCTCGACGAGAATGCGGAAGCGATCGCGGTTGCGACCCGCATCCTCGCGCAGAAGCCCTCGGAGATGGTCGCGGCGGCGGCTTACACGACCATGGTCGAGGCTCTTCGTTCCGAAGGAAAGTACAAGGAGGGCAACCGGCTCCTCGAGGAGATGTTGTCGAGTGCGAGCTCCAACTACGCCCGTTCGATCGCCTACTACGAAAAGGCTTACAACCTGGCCGAGATGGGCGAGAACCTCGATGATGCTTTGGAAAGCGCGCAACTGTCGCTCAAGTTCTCGCCGCGTGAGCTCAGGCAGTTTCCGCTCGCGGCGCTCGGGTGGGTCTACTTCAAGCGGCACGAATACGACTCGGCGATCGACTATCTGTCGAAGTCGAATGAGATCGGCGCGACGCCGACGCATCTGATGCATCTCGGGATGGCGCTGCTCGAGGCGGGAAAGAAGGAACAGGCCCGGGCCGTGTTCCGACGTGCGAAGAAGTTCGAGGGGGAAGGTGCCGGACTCGAGGAGAAGATTCTCGATCAGATGAGGACCACGACCCGGTTGATCGATCGGATGATCTCGAGGCGACCCCGCGCACGAGCGGTGAAGTGA
- the gcvPB gene encoding aminomethyl-transferring glycine dehydrogenase subunit GcvPB: protein MARAEKSSVTQGLTRESLIFQHSRTGRRGYRLPEMDVEEANLDEILPAGLRRESIEGECEVSEVDVIRHFTRLSKLNVSIDGGLYPLGSCTMKHNPRINEEMARIPGLALTHPLQAERQVQGSLEILWTLEQSLREIFGLPKVTLQPVAGAHGELTGILMIHKALEKSGNPRKYILIPDSAHGTNPASAAFAGYDVRELKSNSRGTLDLDLLEKEVDEDVAALMITVPNTLGVFESGIREIADILHRKGAYLYCDGANLNSFVGIARPGEMGIDVIHSNLHKTFSTPHGGGGPGAGPVGVAESLIPYLPTPTVERRDDGTFWLDADRPESIGRMRAFYGNFGVLVRALAYIRTMGDSGLRRVAEIAVLNANYIRARLRDSYHLPYDAPSLHEVVFSDKWQSKHDVHTLDIAKRLMDFGFHPPTIYFPLIVSGALMIEPTETEPKEELDAFCDAMIAIAKECEENPELVKTAPHTTPVRRLDEARAARQPILSWQNPV, encoded by the coding sequence ATGGCGCGGGCCGAGAAGTCGAGCGTGACGCAGGGACTGACGCGAGAGTCGCTGATCTTCCAGCATTCCCGGACAGGACGGAGGGGCTACCGGCTGCCGGAGATGGACGTCGAAGAGGCGAATCTCGACGAGATTCTTCCCGCGGGTCTGCGACGTGAGTCGATCGAGGGGGAGTGCGAGGTGTCGGAGGTCGATGTGATCCGGCATTTCACGCGTCTCTCGAAATTGAACGTTTCGATCGACGGCGGTCTCTACCCTCTGGGAAGCTGCACGATGAAACACAACCCGCGGATCAATGAAGAGATGGCTCGGATTCCCGGGCTGGCCCTGACGCATCCACTCCAGGCGGAGCGGCAGGTGCAGGGCTCGCTCGAGATTCTCTGGACGCTCGAGCAATCGCTTCGTGAGATCTTCGGGCTGCCGAAGGTCACTCTGCAGCCGGTTGCCGGTGCGCATGGCGAGCTGACCGGAATTCTGATGATTCACAAGGCTCTCGAGAAGAGCGGCAACCCGCGCAAGTACATTCTGATCCCCGATTCGGCGCACGGAACCAACCCCGCTTCGGCTGCATTTGCCGGCTACGACGTCCGGGAGCTGAAGTCGAACTCGCGCGGAACTCTCGATCTCGATCTTCTCGAAAAAGAGGTTGACGAGGACGTCGCCGCCCTGATGATCACCGTTCCGAACACGCTCGGCGTATTCGAGTCCGGCATCCGGGAGATCGCCGACATCCTCCACCGCAAGGGTGCGTATCTCTACTGCGACGGAGCGAACCTCAACTCGTTCGTCGGGATCGCCCGGCCCGGCGAGATGGGGATCGACGTCATCCACTCGAATCTGCACAAGACCTTTTCGACGCCGCACGGTGGAGGAGGACCCGGAGCCGGGCCGGTCGGCGTGGCGGAAAGTCTCATTCCGTATCTTCCGACGCCTACCGTGGAACGTCGCGACGACGGAACTTTCTGGCTCGACGCGGACCGGCCGGAGTCGATCGGCCGGATGCGAGCCTTCTATGGAAATTTCGGAGTGCTCGTCCGCGCGCTCGCCTACATCCGGACCATGGGGGATTCCGGGCTCCGGAGGGTTGCCGAGATCGCGGTACTGAACGCGAACTATATCCGGGCACGACTGAGGGATAGCTATCACCTTCCGTACGACGCCCCCTCTCTGCACGAGGTCGTCTTCAGCGACAAGTGGCAGTCGAAGCATGACGTTCACACGCTCGACATCGCCAAGCGTCTGATGGACTTCGGCTTTCATCCGCCGACGATCTACTTTCCTCTGATCGTTTCCGGTGCGCTCATGATCGAGCCCACCGAGACCGAGCCGAAAGAAGAGCTCGATGCGTTCTGCGATGCGATGATCGCCATCGCGAAGGAATGTGAGGAGAATCCGGAGCTCGTGAAGACGGCGCCGCACACGACGCCCGTGCGGAGGCTCGACGAAGCCCGGGCCGCACGACAGCCGATTCTCAGCTGGCAGAATCCGGTGTGA